A genome region from Gouania willdenowi chromosome 9, fGouWil2.1, whole genome shotgun sequence includes the following:
- the LOC114470390 gene encoding beta-1,3-galactosyl-O-glycosyl-glycoprotein beta-1,6-N-acetylglucosaminyltransferase-like, producing the protein MQWFRKCRLQCLVKLTVIVGSLGLLSLIIKVNTGNGSTHILNYDWLEYTDADGGPERACNCSAILQGDEEAVRQAKILTITKEFRKSIQIPDDFYTSEAQDCRRFKLKRKYLTMPLSKEEEDFPLAFSIIVHHKVQNFERLLRAIYAPHNIYCIHVDQKSAVSVVSAIKAITSCFPNIFLAKRTESVTYASWSRVQADLNCMADLYNSSIKWKYFINLCGQDFPLKTNLEIVRMLRSFKGENSLESEKMSEGKKERVNNVFKIVDGHPKKTGEKKEKPPFDLPILSGSAYIVVNRGYIRSVLEDSRIQTLIEWAKDTYSPDEFLWATIQRMPGIPGSRWPHVKHDMTDLNSHARLVKWQWHEGPQGSLEAAYPKCEGTHNRGICVYGAGDLPWLLEHHHLFANKFDTDFDAIAVYCLEKYLRQKALSDLQSITLFPLKMW; encoded by the exons ATGCAGTGGTTCAGGAAGTGCCGGTTGCAATGTCTAGTAAAGCTCACTGTCATAGTCGGATCACTGGGGTTACTTTCCCTAATCATTAAAGTGAATACTGGCAATGGATCCACCCACATCCTCAACTACGACTGGTTGGAGTATACAGATGCCGATGGTGGCCCGGAGAGGGCGTGCAACTGTTCAGCCATTCTACAGGGAGACGAAGAAGCAGTGCGTCAGGCCAAAATACTCACCATCACGAAGGAGTTTCGTAAGAGCATCCAGATCCCTGATGACTTTTACACCAGTGAGGCCCAAGACTGCAG AAGATTCAAGTTGAAACGGAAGTATTTAACAATGCCGCTAAGCAAGGAAGAAGAGGACTTTCCCTTGGCCTTTTCCATTATCGTACATCACAAG GTGCAGAACTTTGAACGACTGCTTCGGGCCATCTACGCACCTCATAATATTTATTGTATTCACGTGGACCAAAAATCGGCAGTTTCTGTGGTCTCCGCCATCAAAGCCATTACTTCCTGTTTCCCAAACATTTTTTTGGCAAAGCGGACCGAGAGCGTAACCTATGCTTCTTGGTCACGAGTCCAGGCTGATCTCAACTGTATGGCAGATCTCTATAACTCCAGCATAAAGTGGAAATACTTCATCAACCTTTGTGGGCAAGATTTCCCTCTTAAAACCAACCTGGAGATTGTGAGGATGTTACGTTCCTTTAAAGGAGAGAACAGCTTGGAATCGGAGAAAATGAGTGAAGGAAAGAAGGAGAGGGTGAACAATGTTTTCAAGATAGTTGATGGGCATCCCAAG aaaacaggtgagaaaAAAGAGAAGCCTCCCTTTGATCTGCCAATTCTGTCAGGAAGCGCCTACATCGTGGTTAACCGAGGTTACATCCGCAGTGTATTAGAAGACAGTCGAATACAAACTCTGATTGAATGGGCTAAAGACACCTACAGTCCTGATGAGTTTCTGTGGGCAACTATCCAAAGAATGCCTGGTATTCCTGGTTCGAGGTGGCCTCATGTCAAACATGACATGACAGATCTCAATTCACACGCACGCCTAGTAAAGTGGCAGTGGCACGAAGGCCCTCAAGGTTCGCTGGAGGCAGCGTACCCAAAATGTGAAGGCACACACAATAGAGGAATATGTGTGTATGGAGCAGGAGACCTACCATGGTTACTGGAACATCATCACTTATTTGCCAATAAGTTTGACACTGACTTTGATGCCATTGCTGTGTACTGTTTGGAAAAATATTTGAGACAAAAAGCACTGTCTGACTTACAATCAATAACTCTTTTCCCTCTCAAGATGTGGtaa